One window of the Paenibacillus beijingensis genome contains the following:
- the sda gene encoding sporulation histidine kinase inhibitor Sda, with amino-acid sequence MPRLYNPILSVVHLFRLLRPRRRSASFRKELPVDKSSVTFDLPPMPDKTMLLQPLNDEHLLEVYEEAKQLRLSEEFIELIEQTLEQRNLRSAYMQRATAHNE; translated from the coding sequence ATGCCGAGACTGTACAATCCGATCCTGTCTGTCGTTCATCTCTTCAGACTGCTCCGTCCCCGCAGAAGATCAGCTTCCTTCCGGAAAGAATTGCCGGTCGATAAGAGCAGCGTCACCTTTGACCTGCCGCCTATGCCTGACAAAACGATGCTGCTGCAGCCGCTTAACGACGAGCATTTGCTAGAAGTATATGAAGAGGCCAAGCAGCTCCGCCTGTCCGAAGAGTTCATTGAGCTCATCGAGCAAACGCTGGAGCAGCGCAACCTGAGAAGCGCTTATATGCAGCGGGCAACCGCCCATAACGAATAA
- the clpP gene encoding ATP-dependent Clp endopeptidase proteolytic subunit ClpP: MNFVPMVIEQNNRGERAYDIYSRLLKDRIIFLGTGVNDVVANSIIAQLLFLAADDPEKDISIYINSPGGSITAGMAIFDTMQFIKPDVSTICVGMAASMGAFLLAAGAKGKRYALPNSEVMIHQPLGGAEGQATDIEIRARRILKMRDKLNGILSERTGQPLSRIEKDTDRDYFMSAEEATAYGLVDKVIEKL; this comes from the coding sequence ATGAATTTTGTACCTATGGTTATCGAACAGAACAACCGGGGTGAACGTGCCTATGATATTTACTCCCGGCTGCTTAAAGACCGGATTATTTTCCTCGGAACCGGAGTGAACGATGTCGTCGCCAACTCGATTATTGCTCAGCTGCTGTTCCTGGCTGCCGACGATCCCGAGAAGGACATTTCCATTTATATTAACAGTCCTGGCGGCTCCATTACGGCAGGCATGGCCATCTTCGACACGATGCAGTTCATTAAACCGGACGTATCCACCATCTGCGTCGGCATGGCGGCTTCTATGGGCGCCTTCCTTCTCGCCGCAGGGGCGAAAGGCAAGCGTTACGCGCTGCCAAACAGCGAAGTGATGATTCATCAGCCGCTCGGCGGTGCGGAAGGTCAAGCAACCGACATCGAGATCAGAGCCCGCCGCATTTTGAAAATGCGCGACAAACTGAACGGCATTTTGTCCGAACGTACCGGACAGCCGCTCAGCCGGATCGAAAAGGATACCGACCGCGACTATTTCATGAGCGCGGAAGAAGCAACCGCATACGGTTTGGTAGACAAAGTCATCGAAAAGCTGTAA